A region of Zeugodacus cucurbitae isolate PBARC_wt_2022May chromosome 5, idZeuCucr1.2, whole genome shotgun sequence DNA encodes the following proteins:
- the LOC105211855 gene encoding kelch-like protein 20 produces the protein MTSSIELSTQQSISFAIKNFAQLIQSPEFLHYTPEILQQILTSDELNIDCEVDVFEALMRWYQYDKENRKKQLSMLIPALRLGQFDDAFITKYIKPLLNDEPNNTDNRLITDCLTARNERQCKLMVLNDVKKLKYILRYNMSDKKWQKCFDFKFIDYSYALFQHNNCLLFVGGRSRRFQRNNTVKRLDLQTLEWQEMAQMSQRRDDLCAVLLREQIYAFGGHDGGDPFNTAEMYDVQSNQWQLLPSMTKHRYGAGAIVYQDKIYIFGGLSIDCEPLNSVECYDPILNTWSSCCNMHGARGWPGVAILDGLIYVIGGYNEGMLNTVECYDPQLNTWRKISPLNVARFGISAIVVDKRICAVGGHDVYTVEEYDSVNDKWIERAPLPAYGIYSCVEVPNYIVNKLQSQYSVKINKNINRKFRK, from the exons ATGACATCATCGATTGAGCTGTCAACACAGCAATCAATTAGCTTTGCTATAAAAAACTTTGCACAG TTAATCCAAAGCCCGGAATTTCTTCACTACACAccggaaatactacagcaaatTTTAACTTCCGATGAACTTAATATCGATTGTGAAGTGGATGTCTTCGAAGCGCTTATGCGCTGGTACCAATATGAtaaagaaaatcgaaaaaagcaACTTTCTATGCTAATACCCGCGCTCAGACTCGGTCAGTTTGACGACGCATTCATAACGAAATACATAAAACCGTTGCTTAATGATGAACCGAACAATACAGATAACCGATTAATAACCGATTGTTTAACAGCGCGAAATGAGCGGCAATGCAAGCTGATGGTTTTGAACGATGTGAAG AAGTTAAAATATATCCTCCGTTACAATATGTCcgacaagaaatggcagaaatgtTTCGATTTTAAATTTATCGATTACAGTTATGCTTTGTTCCAACACAATAACTGTTTGCTATTCGTTGGCGGACGTTCGCGTCGTTTCCAACGGAATAATACCGTTAAACGCTTGGATTTGCAAACGCTGGAGTGGCAGGAAATGGCGCAAATGTCACAGCGACGTGATGACTTGTGCGCGGTTTTGTTGAGGGAACAGATTTACGCTTTTGGCGGACACGATGGCGGTGATCCCTTTAATACAGCGGAAAT GTACGATGTGCAGTCAAACCAATGGCAATTACTGCCTTCAATGACCAAACACAGATATGGCGCAGGCGCTATAGTCTATCaagacaaaatttatatattcggTGGTTTGAGCATAGATTGTGAGCCACTAAATTCCGTTGAATGCTATGATCCAATATTAAATACTTGGTCGAGTTGTTGTAATATGCATGGAGCGCGTGGTTGGCCGGGT GTTGCTATATTGGATGGTTTAATATATGTGATTGGTGGTTACAATGAAGGCATGCTGAATACGGTGGAGTGTTACGATCCACAGTTAAATACTTGGCGGAag ATTTCACCGTTAAATGTTGCACGTTTTGGTATAAGTGCCATTGTAGTTGACAAGCGTATATGCGCCGTTGGTGGACATGATGTTTACACTGTCGAGGAGTATGATAGCGTTAATGATAAGTGGATTGAAAGAGCACCGTTACCTGCATATGGTATCTACAGCTGTGTGGAAGTGCCaaattatatagtaaataaGCTGCAATCACAGTATTctgtcaaaattaataaaaatataaatagaaaatttagaaaataa